From one Azospirillum ramasamyi genomic stretch:
- the gadC gene encoding putative glutamine/gamma-aminobutyrate antiporter GadC, with protein sequence MVSLEDVMPTADTPASHASPRSTRTVQKATLSVMTLAVMNITAVVSLRGLPAEATYGLTSAFYYIFAAVFFLIPVSIVAAELATGWPQKGGVFRWVGESFGPRMGFLAIFLVWVESTIWFPTVLTFGAVALAFIGPDHKWDSALAANKFYTIIIVLAVYWVATFVALRGLKSAATIAKWGGIVGTIIPAAILIVLGFVYFFSGKPLQVTMAWSDLIPDFSNFNNLVLAAGIFLFYAGMEMNAIHVKEIDNPSRNYPLAILISSVATVAIFVLGTLAIAFIIPSSQINLVQSLLISYNDFFSFLGLNWLSPIIAIALAFGVLGSVTVWVAGPSSALVVVGRAGYLPPFFQKLNEHGAPSHILIVQGLIVTFLSVMFVVLPSVQAAYQILSQLTVTLYLIMYLLMFAAAIRLRYSEPETPRPYRVPFGGFGMWLFAGVGFLGSLIAFVLSFVPPSQIAVGSPSTYVWILIAGNIVFVAIPLIIYALRKPHWQTREGTADFEPFNWQRDGRAPGVRTAMQGTHPEH encoded by the coding sequence TTGGTATCTCTGGAGGATGTCATGCCAACCGCGGACACGCCGGCTTCCCATGCTTCCCCTCGCAGCACGCGAACGGTACAGAAGGCCACGCTTAGCGTCATGACGCTCGCGGTGATGAACATCACCGCGGTCGTCAGCCTGCGCGGTCTGCCGGCGGAAGCAACCTATGGGCTGACGTCGGCCTTTTACTACATCTTCGCCGCCGTCTTCTTCCTCATTCCGGTTTCGATTGTCGCGGCCGAACTTGCCACCGGATGGCCGCAAAAGGGCGGCGTGTTCCGCTGGGTCGGCGAATCCTTCGGACCCCGCATGGGGTTTCTCGCGATTTTTCTCGTTTGGGTGGAATCGACGATCTGGTTCCCGACCGTCCTGACCTTCGGCGCGGTCGCGCTCGCCTTCATCGGGCCGGATCACAAATGGGATTCAGCGCTCGCCGCCAACAAGTTCTATACGATCATCATCGTCCTGGCGGTGTACTGGGTGGCCACCTTCGTGGCGTTGCGGGGCCTGAAATCGGCGGCGACCATCGCGAAATGGGGCGGCATCGTCGGCACGATCATTCCCGCCGCGATCCTGATCGTCCTGGGATTCGTGTATTTCTTCTCCGGCAAGCCGCTGCAAGTCACGATGGCCTGGAGCGATCTTATCCCCGACTTCAGCAACTTCAACAATCTGGTCCTGGCCGCCGGCATCTTCCTCTTCTACGCCGGCATGGAGATGAATGCGATCCACGTCAAGGAGATCGACAACCCATCCCGGAATTATCCGTTGGCGATCCTGATTTCGTCGGTCGCCACCGTGGCGATCTTCGTCCTGGGCACACTGGCCATCGCCTTCATCATCCCGAGCAGCCAGATCAATCTGGTCCAGAGCCTGCTGATCTCCTACAACGATTTCTTCTCGTTTCTCGGCCTGAACTGGCTGTCGCCGATCATCGCCATAGCCCTGGCCTTCGGTGTGCTGGGCAGCGTCACGGTGTGGGTCGCCGGCCCGTCGAGCGCTCTCGTGGTCGTCGGCCGGGCCGGCTATCTGCCGCCCTTCTTCCAGAAGCTCAACGAGCACGGTGCGCCCAGCCACATCCTGATCGTCCAGGGGCTCATCGTCACCTTCCTGTCGGTCATGTTCGTCGTCCTGCCTTCGGTCCAGGCCGCCTATCAGATCCTGAGCCAGCTGACCGTGACCCTCTACCTCATCATGTATCTGCTGATGTTTGCGGCCGCGATCCGCCTGCGCTACAGCGAACCGGAGACGCCGCGCCCCTACCGGGTGCCGTTCGGCGGGTTCGGCATGTGGCTGTTCGCCGGCGTGGGCTTCCTCGGCTCGCTCATCGCATTCGTGCTGAGCTTCGTTCCGCCGTCGCAGATCGCCGTCGGCAGCCCGAGCACCTATGTCTGGATCCTGATCGCAGGCAACATCGTCTTCGTTGCCATCCCCCTGATCATCTACGCGCTGCGCAAACCGCATTGGCAGACGAGGGAGGGCACGGCGGATTTCGAACCCTTCAATTGGCAGAGGGACGGCCGCGCGCCGGGCGTGCGGACGGCGATGCAAGGCACGCATCCCGAACATTGA
- a CDS encoding glutamate decarboxylase produces the protein MTDANQLAQGLIDPLFGSAALKEIAAKRNFPAHETVANSVYQIIYDELFLDGNARQNLATFCQTWDDQLVHKLMDLSINKNWIDKEEYPQSAAIDMRCVNMIADLWNAPKPAAGNATGTNTIGSSEACMLGGMAMKWRWRKKMQAMGKPTDKPNFVCGPVQVCWQKFARYWDVEIREIPMEPGRLLMTPKEMLEAVDENTIGVVPTFGVTYTGGYEFPEPFQDALDKLQKDKGLDIDIHVDAASGGFLAPFCAPDIVWDFRLPRVKSISASGHKYGLAPLGCGWVVWRDAEALPEDLVFKVDYLGGQVGTFAINFSRPAGQVISQYYEFLRLGREGYTKVQSAAYSVAQFLAKEIAPLGPYEFIHDGTPEKGLPAICFRLQEGANPGYTLYDLSDRLRRDGWQVPAFALNGKASDIVVMRIMCRRGFEMDMADLLMRDFKSALRFFDDHPPPAIKPSEGTGYHHT, from the coding sequence ATGACCGATGCGAACCAGTTGGCGCAAGGGCTCATCGACCCGTTGTTCGGCAGCGCCGCTTTGAAGGAGATTGCGGCGAAGAGGAACTTTCCCGCCCACGAAACGGTGGCGAATTCGGTCTACCAGATCATCTACGACGAGTTGTTTCTGGACGGCAACGCCCGCCAGAATCTCGCGACCTTCTGCCAGACGTGGGATGACCAACTGGTCCATAAGTTGATGGATCTTTCGATCAACAAGAACTGGATCGACAAGGAGGAATATCCGCAATCGGCGGCCATCGACATGCGCTGCGTCAACATGATCGCCGACCTGTGGAATGCGCCGAAGCCTGCCGCGGGCAACGCCACCGGCACCAACACGATCGGCTCGAGCGAGGCCTGCATGCTCGGCGGCATGGCCATGAAATGGCGCTGGCGCAAGAAGATGCAGGCGATGGGCAAGCCGACCGACAAGCCCAATTTCGTGTGCGGTCCCGTGCAGGTGTGCTGGCAAAAATTCGCCCGCTACTGGGATGTCGAGATCCGCGAAATCCCGATGGAACCCGGCCGCTTGCTGATGACTCCCAAGGAAATGCTCGAAGCGGTGGACGAGAACACCATCGGCGTGGTGCCGACCTTCGGCGTCACCTACACCGGCGGTTACGAATTTCCTGAACCCTTCCAGGACGCGCTGGACAAATTGCAGAAGGACAAGGGGCTGGACATCGACATTCATGTCGACGCCGCCAGCGGCGGCTTCCTCGCACCGTTCTGCGCCCCGGACATCGTATGGGATTTTCGTCTGCCGCGCGTCAAGTCGATCAGCGCCTCCGGCCACAAATACGGCCTCGCACCGCTTGGCTGCGGCTGGGTGGTTTGGCGTGATGCCGAGGCGCTGCCCGAAGACCTGGTGTTCAAGGTCGATTATCTCGGCGGACAGGTCGGCACCTTCGCGATCAACTTCTCGCGGCCCGCCGGCCAGGTCATTTCGCAATATTACGAGTTTCTGCGGCTCGGACGCGAGGGCTACACCAAGGTCCAGTCGGCGGCGTACAGCGTCGCCCAGTTTCTCGCCAAGGAGATCGCCCCGCTCGGTCCATACGAGTTCATCCACGACGGCACACCGGAAAAGGGGCTTCCGGCCATTTGCTTCCGTCTCCAGGAAGGCGCCAACCCCGGCTACACGCTCTACGACCTGTCGGACCGCCTGCGTCGGGACGGCTGGCAGGTGCCGGCCTTCGCGCTCAACGGCAAGGCCTCCGACATCGTCGTCATGCGCATCATGTGCCGGCGCGGTTTCGAAATGGACATGGCCGACCTGCTGATGCGCGATTTCAAAAGCGCGCTCCGCTTCTTCGACGACCATCCTCCCCCCGCCATCAAGCCGTCGGAAGGAACCGGGTACCACCACACGTGA
- a CDS encoding NAD(P)-dependent alcohol dehydrogenase translates to MTVKAYGTYAADKPLVPLEITRREPGPHDVRIEIAFCGVCHSDLHQARAEWAGTQWPCVPGHEIVGRVSAVGAHVSGFKVGDLVGIGCIVDSCRHCPDCEEGLENYCDGMVGTYNSPTPDEPGHTLGGYSQRIVVHERYVLRIRHPESQLAAVAPLLCAGITTYSPLRHWKTGPGKKVGVVGIGGLGHMGIKLAHAMGAHVVAFTTSDSKREAARALGADEVVVSRDPDAMAAHAKSFDFILNTVAAPHDLDAFLVLLKRDGTMTLVGAPATPHPSPNVFNLIMKRRSLAGSMIGGIPETQEMLDFCAEHGIVADIEMIRVGAINEAYDRMLKGDVKYRFVIDSASLAG, encoded by the coding sequence ATGACCGTCAAGGCCTATGGCACCTACGCCGCCGACAAGCCCCTCGTGCCGCTGGAGATCACGCGCCGGGAACCCGGTCCGCATGATGTCCGGATCGAGATCGCCTTTTGCGGCGTCTGCCATTCGGACCTGCATCAGGCGCGCGCGGAATGGGCGGGCACGCAATGGCCGTGCGTCCCCGGCCACGAGATCGTGGGGCGCGTGTCGGCGGTCGGCGCGCATGTGTCGGGCTTCAAGGTGGGCGATCTCGTCGGCATCGGCTGCATCGTCGACAGTTGCAGGCACTGCCCGGACTGCGAGGAGGGGCTGGAGAACTATTGCGACGGGATGGTCGGCACCTACAATTCCCCGACGCCGGACGAGCCCGGCCATACGCTGGGCGGCTATTCGCAGCGCATCGTGGTGCACGAGCGCTATGTGCTGCGGATCCGGCATCCGGAAAGCCAGCTCGCCGCGGTGGCGCCGCTGCTGTGCGCCGGCATCACCACCTATTCGCCGCTGAGGCATTGGAAGACCGGTCCGGGGAAGAAGGTGGGCGTGGTCGGCATCGGCGGTCTCGGCCATATGGGCATCAAGCTCGCCCACGCCATGGGCGCGCATGTGGTCGCGTTCACCACCTCGGACTCCAAGCGCGAGGCGGCGCGGGCGCTCGGCGCGGACGAGGTCGTGGTCTCACGCGATCCCGACGCGATGGCCGCCCATGCCAAGAGCTTCGACTTCATCCTGAACACCGTCGCCGCCCCGCATGACCTCGACGCGTTCCTCGTGCTGTTGAAGCGTGACGGGACGATGACGCTTGTGGGCGCGCCGGCCACGCCGCACCCCTCGCCCAACGTGTTCAACCTGATCATGAAGCGCCGGTCGCTGGCCGGTTCGATGATCGGCGGTATCCCCGAGACGCAGGAGATGCTCGATTTCTGCGCGGAGCACGGCATCGTCGCCGACATCGAGATGATCCGCGTCGGCGCGATCAACGAGGCCTATGACCGGATGCTCAAGGGCGACGTGAAGTACCGGTTCGTGATCGACTCCGCCTCCCTGGCCGGCTGA
- the glsA gene encoding glutaminase A, whose product MPFTRDTIEKALQAGYAAGTAAKGGKNADYIPFLASVPSGLFGLAVVTADGQLFKTGDADFAFAIESISKVFTLALVMEAIGIDGVHDKVGADPTGLPFNSVIALELHRGRPLSPLVNAGAIATVSLVPGDSADARWAAILDCQSRFAGRGIALSDEVNRSEQTTNFHNRAIAWLLCSAGTCYSDPMMAVDIYTRQCSTLVTAADLATMGATLAAGGVNPVTGQRVIDARNTAPILAEMAMEGLYTASGDWAYDVGLPGKSGVGGGVLAVVPGELAIAAFSPPLNPAGNSVRGLVAVAAVAKELGCNLFQPRKA is encoded by the coding sequence ATGCCCTTCACCCGGGATACCATCGAAAAGGCGCTGCAGGCGGGGTATGCCGCCGGGACCGCCGCGAAGGGTGGCAAGAACGCCGACTACATTCCGTTCCTGGCCTCGGTGCCCTCCGGGCTGTTCGGGTTGGCCGTGGTCACCGCCGATGGTCAACTGTTCAAGACCGGTGACGCCGATTTCGCCTTCGCCATCGAATCCATTTCGAAGGTCTTCACCCTGGCGCTCGTCATGGAGGCGATCGGCATCGACGGCGTCCATGACAAGGTCGGCGCCGACCCCACCGGCCTGCCCTTCAATTCGGTCATCGCGCTCGAACTGCACAGGGGCAGGCCGCTTTCGCCGCTCGTCAACGCCGGGGCCATCGCGACGGTCAGCCTCGTGCCCGGCGACAGCGCCGATGCCCGCTGGGCCGCCATCCTCGATTGCCAGAGCCGCTTCGCCGGCCGCGGGATCGCGCTCAGCGACGAGGTGAACCGTTCCGAGCAAACGACAAACTTCCACAACAGGGCCATCGCGTGGCTGCTGTGCAGCGCCGGCACCTGCTACAGCGACCCGATGATGGCCGTCGACATCTACACACGCCAGTGCTCGACGCTGGTGACGGCGGCCGATCTGGCGACGATGGGGGCGACGCTCGCCGCCGGCGGCGTCAATCCGGTCACCGGGCAGCGGGTGATCGACGCCCGGAACACGGCGCCCATCCTCGCGGAAATGGCCATGGAGGGGCTCTACACGGCGTCCGGCGATTGGGCTTACGACGTCGGCCTGCCGGGCAAGAGCGGCGTCGGCGGCGGTGTGCTCGCGGTCGTTCCCGGAGAGTTGGCGATCGCGGCCTTTTCGCCGCCCCTGAATCCCGCTGGCAACAGCGTCCGCGGTCTGGTCGCCGTTGCCGCCGTGGCAAAGGAACTCGGCTGCAACCTCTTCCAGCCGCGAAAAGCCTGA
- a CDS encoding LysR family transcriptional regulator, with product MPRENVNDLIAFLAVARERSFTRAAARLGVSQSALSHTIRQLEERLGIRLLTRTTRSVSPTEAGERLLLTIGPRLDEITAELDALSEFRDTPAGSIRITATDYAIDGLLWPKLQPFLRAYPDIKVELINDYGLSDIVAERYDAGVRLGEQVAKDMISARIGPDIRFAVVGSPSYLAGRPVPATPQDLIGHACVTLRLPTHGGIHAWEFEKDGYKLRVRVDGQLVFNSIFHILDAAVAGFGLAHVPEDLARPHLGEGRLRRVLEDWCPRWSGYHLYYPSQRQSSPAFALLVDALRHRGA from the coding sequence ATGCCGCGCGAAAACGTCAACGATCTCATCGCCTTCCTGGCCGTCGCGCGGGAGCGGAGCTTCACCAGGGCGGCCGCCAGGCTCGGCGTCTCGCAATCGGCGCTCAGCCATACCATCCGCCAGCTCGAGGAGCGGCTCGGCATTCGGCTGCTGACCCGCACCACCCGCAGCGTCTCCCCGACGGAGGCCGGCGAGCGCCTGCTGCTGACCATCGGCCCCCGCCTCGACGAGATCACGGCCGAGCTCGACGCCCTGAGCGAGTTCCGGGACACGCCGGCCGGCTCCATCCGGATCACCGCCACCGATTACGCCATCGACGGCCTTCTCTGGCCGAAGCTGCAGCCGTTCCTGCGCGCGTACCCGGACATCAAGGTCGAGCTCATCAACGACTACGGCCTGTCCGATATCGTCGCCGAGCGGTACGACGCCGGCGTGCGCCTCGGCGAGCAGGTGGCCAAGGACATGATCTCGGCGCGGATCGGGCCCGACATCCGCTTCGCGGTGGTTGGATCGCCCTCCTATCTCGCCGGGCGCCCGGTGCCGGCGACGCCGCAGGACCTGATCGGCCACGCCTGCGTCACGTTGCGGCTTCCCACGCATGGCGGGATCCATGCGTGGGAGTTCGAGAAGGACGGCTACAAACTGCGGGTGCGGGTGGACGGCCAACTCGTCTTCAACAGCATCTTTCACATCCTCGACGCGGCGGTGGCCGGCTTCGGGCTGGCCCATGTGCCCGAGGATCTGGCAAGGCCGCATCTCGGGGAAGGACGCCTCCGGCGCGTGCTGGAGGACTGGTGCCCCCGCTGGTCCGGCTACCACCTCTACTACCCGAGCCAGCGGCAATCCTCGCCGGCCTTCGCCCTGCTCGTCGACGCGCTGCGCCACCGGGGCGCATGA
- the tnpA gene encoding IS66-like element accessory protein TnpA — MAYQRVEVLTGTERRRNYTPAEKVRMVEEAFRPGVVVTEAARRLGVHESLLYRWRGLMQASGSAVAEPSSFVAVTITPEPTVTEPPVLEPPEPLPPPAGPTTSPAILEVILPGGARLRLEGPVDPALAAAVVGALA; from the coding sequence ATGGCTTACCAGCGGGTCGAGGTTCTGACGGGGACGGAGCGGCGGCGGAATTACACGCCGGCGGAGAAGGTCCGAATGGTCGAGGAGGCGTTCCGCCCCGGCGTGGTGGTGACGGAAGCGGCCCGCCGGCTGGGCGTGCACGAAAGTCTGCTATACCGCTGGCGAGGGCTGATGCAGGCGAGCGGGAGCGCGGTGGCCGAACCGTCCAGCTTCGTCGCAGTGACCATCACGCCGGAGCCGACCGTAACAGAACCGCCGGTCTTGGAGCCCCCTGAACCATTGCCGCCTCCAGCGGGTCCGACCACGAGCCCGGCGATCCTCGAGGTCATCCTGCCCGGCGGGGCACGCCTGCGTCTGGAAGGGCCGGTCGATCCGGCTCTGGCGGCGGCCGTCGTCGGTGCCCTGGCATGA
- a CDS encoding (R)-mandelonitrile lyase — translation MNITRVGSQPSTKGPEEWFTGTVRIDPLFQANAPARAMAASVTFEPGARTAWHTHPLGQTLVVTAGVGRVQREGGPVEEIRPGDVIWFPPGEKHWHGASPTTFMTHIAIQEQLDGKTVDWMEKVTDDEYRG, via the coding sequence ATGAACATCACGCGCGTCGGCTCGCAGCCGTCCACCAAGGGACCGGAAGAGTGGTTCACCGGCACCGTCCGCATCGACCCGCTCTTCCAGGCGAACGCCCCCGCACGCGCGATGGCCGCCAGCGTCACCTTCGAACCCGGCGCCCGCACGGCCTGGCACACCCACCCGTTGGGGCAGACCCTGGTCGTCACGGCCGGCGTCGGCAGGGTGCAGCGGGAGGGAGGCCCGGTCGAGGAGATCCGTCCCGGCGACGTGATCTGGTTCCCTCCCGGCGAGAAGCACTGGCACGGCGCCTCGCCCACCACCTTCATGACGCACATCGCCATCCAGGAGCAGCTCGACGGCAAGACGGTCGACTGGATGGAGAAGGTCACCGACGACGAGTACCGCGGATGA
- the tnpC gene encoding IS66 family transposase, whose translation MTAAPLPSTSADDVANLRAALAQAEARADAAEADAAQARAMASNTEALIAGLKLEIEKLRRELYGTRSERKARLLDQLEFQLEELEATASEDELAAEQAAAKTTAVAAFTRKRPSRQPFPDHLPRERVVVPAPASCPCCGSDKLCKLGETITETLEVIPRQWKVIQTVRERFSCRACETISQPPAPFHATPRGWAGPNLLATLLFEKFGQHQPLNRQAERFAREGVPLSLSTLADQVGAAAAVLKPLHDLIASHVMAADRLHGDDTPVPVLAKGKTDTGRLWVYVRDDRPFAGQAPPAALFHYSRDRKGEHPERHLAGFTGWLQADAFAGYNRLYEPERRPGPISAALCWAHARRGFFKLADIAANTRRGKDAPPISPLALEAVTHIDALFDLERALNGKPAAERLAARQEHGVALVATLENWMRTERARLSRHAPVAKAMDYMLTRWDGFTRFLGDGRLCLTNNAAERGLRGIALGRKAWLFCGSDRGGQRAAIMYGLITTAKLNEVDPQAWLADVLARIADLPQNRLPELLPWNWKAI comes from the coding sequence ATGACCGCCGCCCCGCTCCCCTCCACCTCGGCCGACGACGTCGCCAACTTGCGCGCTGCCTTGGCGCAGGCCGAGGCGCGGGCGGACGCCGCGGAAGCCGACGCGGCCCAGGCCAGGGCAATGGCCTCCAACACCGAGGCGCTGATCGCCGGCCTGAAGCTGGAAATCGAGAAACTCCGGCGCGAGCTCTACGGCACGCGCTCCGAGCGCAAGGCGCGTCTGCTGGACCAGTTGGAGTTCCAGCTCGAAGAGCTGGAAGCGACGGCCAGCGAGGACGAACTGGCGGCCGAGCAGGCCGCTGCCAAAACCACCGCGGTGGCGGCCTTTACCCGCAAACGGCCATCACGCCAACCCTTCCCCGACCACCTGCCGCGCGAGCGCGTCGTTGTGCCGGCACCGGCGAGCTGCCCGTGCTGCGGCTCGGACAAGCTGTGCAAGCTGGGCGAGACGATCACCGAGACGCTGGAGGTGATCCCGCGCCAGTGGAAGGTGATCCAGACGGTGCGGGAACGGTTCTCCTGCCGGGCCTGCGAGACGATCAGCCAGCCGCCGGCGCCGTTCCACGCCACCCCACGGGGCTGGGCCGGCCCCAACCTGCTGGCCACCCTCCTGTTCGAGAAGTTCGGCCAGCATCAGCCGCTGAACCGGCAGGCCGAACGCTTTGCGCGCGAGGGCGTGCCGCTCAGCCTGTCCACCCTGGCCGACCAGGTGGGCGCCGCCGCCGCGGTGCTGAAGCCGCTGCACGACCTGATCGCTTCGCATGTGATGGCGGCGGATCGGCTGCATGGAGACGACACGCCCGTGCCCGTGCTGGCCAAAGGCAAGACCGACACCGGGCGGCTGTGGGTGTATGTGCGTGATGACCGGCCGTTTGCCGGCCAAGCCCCACCGGCAGCGCTGTTCCACTATTCGCGAGACCGCAAGGGCGAGCATCCCGAACGGCACCTGGCCGGCTTCACGGGCTGGCTGCAGGCCGATGCGTTCGCCGGCTATAACCGGCTGTACGAACCTGAGCGCCGACCGGGGCCGATCAGCGCCGCACTGTGCTGGGCGCATGCCCGGCGCGGCTTCTTCAAGCTGGCCGACATCGCCGCGAACACCAGACGCGGCAAGGATGCCCCGCCGATCTCACCGCTGGCGCTGGAGGCCGTGACCCACATCGACGCCCTCTTCGATCTCGAGCGCGCCCTGAACGGCAAGCCCGCGGCCGAGCGGCTGGCGGCCCGCCAGGAGCACGGCGTCGCCCTGGTGGCCACGCTGGAGAACTGGATGCGGACGGAGCGCGCCCGGCTCTCCCGCCATGCCCCCGTGGCCAAGGCGATGGACTACATGCTGACGCGCTGGGACGGCTTCACGCGCTTCCTCGGCGACGGCCGGCTGTGTCTCACGAACAACGCCGCCGAACGCGGCCTGCGCGGGATCGCCCTGGGCAGAAAGGCGTGGCTGTTCTGCGGCTCCGATCGCGGCGGGCAGCGGGCGGCGATCATGTACGGCCTGATCACCACCGCCAAGCTCAACGAAGTTGACCCGCAGGCGTGGCTGGCCGACGTGCTGGCCCGCATCGCCGACCTGCCGCAGAACCGCCTGCCCGAACTGCTGCCCTGGAACTGGAAGGCAATCTGA
- a CDS encoding APC family permease produces MPPVMSMWGVVALGIGSMIGAGIFALLGQATLIAGKDVLLSFLVGGVIALLSGGSFARLAARYPRRGGLIDYLAEAFPGSLFARSVSLVYLVTLIVSVAVVGKSFGAYAAQLVFGMPPGSLAANVLTVLMVLAVAGINLAGAGTVGRIEIALVATKLGVLVLLIGASLGRFDPQLLMKTPDVGWATLMSSIGLTFFAYAGFGMMANASASVAEPQKTMPRAIFIAIALVTFFYLALAAVVLGNVSMDQLRRYTDSAVAVAARPALGQAGYIIVTFGGLLATASATNATLFSILNLNAELGRQGTLPRAFGRIILHAPLGFSCSVAAALILVVAFPLSAIASLAGMFFLMAYIAVFAAHWRLRREAGGRRLFIILGAASMGCVLLGSAISLGREQPSALALGAVILVACAAGEWLIMRRR; encoded by the coding sequence ATGCCGCCGGTGATGAGCATGTGGGGCGTGGTGGCGCTGGGCATCGGATCGATGATCGGCGCCGGCATTTTCGCCCTGCTCGGACAGGCGACGCTGATCGCCGGCAAGGATGTCCTTCTGAGCTTCCTGGTGGGGGGCGTCATCGCGCTGCTCTCAGGCGGCTCGTTCGCACGGCTGGCGGCGCGCTATCCCAGGCGGGGAGGGCTGATCGACTATCTGGCCGAGGCATTTCCCGGAAGTCTGTTCGCACGGAGCGTGTCGCTCGTCTACCTCGTGACGCTGATCGTTTCGGTCGCGGTGGTGGGCAAGAGCTTCGGTGCCTACGCAGCCCAGTTGGTCTTCGGCATGCCGCCCGGCTCCCTGGCCGCCAACGTCCTGACGGTGCTCATGGTGCTCGCCGTCGCCGGCATCAACCTGGCGGGGGCCGGCACGGTCGGGCGCATCGAAATCGCGCTCGTCGCCACCAAGCTCGGCGTGCTCGTGCTGCTCATCGGCGCGAGCCTGGGCAGGTTCGATCCGCAGCTTCTGATGAAGACGCCGGATGTCGGTTGGGCGACGCTGATGTCGAGCATCGGGCTGACCTTCTTTGCCTATGCCGGATTCGGCATGATGGCGAATGCATCGGCAAGCGTGGCGGAGCCGCAGAAGACCATGCCACGGGCCATCTTCATCGCGATCGCCCTGGTGACCTTCTTCTATCTGGCGCTCGCTGCGGTAGTTCTCGGCAATGTATCGATGGATCAGCTCAGGCGTTATACCGACTCGGCCGTTGCCGTGGCGGCCCGCCCGGCATTGGGACAGGCCGGCTACATCATCGTGACCTTCGGGGGATTGCTCGCGACGGCGTCGGCCACCAACGCGACCCTGTTCAGCATTCTCAACCTGAATGCCGAGCTTGGCCGGCAGGGCACGCTTCCCCGCGCCTTCGGCCGTATAATCCTGCACGCGCCGCTCGGCTTTTCCTGCTCGGTCGCCGCGGCCCTGATCCTTGTCGTCGCCTTTCCGTTGAGCGCGATCGCCAGCCTTGCCGGAATGTTCTTCCTGATGGCCTATATTGCCGTGTTCGCGGCGCATTGGCGCCTCCGCCGCGAGGCGGGCGGGCGACGCCTGTTCATCATCCTCGGAGCGGCCTCAATGGGCTGCGTGCTGCTCGGCTCCGCCATCAGCCTCGGCCGCGAGCAACCCAGCGCGCTCGCCCTCGGCGCCGTCATACTCGTGGCCTGCGCCGCCGGAGAATGGTTGATCATGCGCCGACGCTGA
- the tnpB gene encoding IS66 family insertion sequence element accessory protein TnpB (TnpB, as the term is used for proteins encoded by IS66 family insertion elements, is considered an accessory protein, since TnpC, encoded by a neighboring gene, is a DDE family transposase.) has product MIPVPSGVRVWLASGHTDMRKGWASLALLVQERFAQDPHSGHLFIFRGRRGDLVKIIWYDGQGSCLFMKRLERGRFIWPTPADGAVSISVGQMGYLLEGIDWRNPQKTWRPEAAG; this is encoded by the coding sequence ATGATCCCGGTGCCGAGTGGCGTGCGGGTGTGGCTGGCCAGCGGACACACCGACATGCGCAAAGGCTGGGCGAGTTTGGCGCTGCTGGTGCAGGAACGCTTCGCCCAAGACCCGCACAGCGGCCATCTCTTCATCTTCCGCGGGCGCCGCGGCGATCTGGTGAAGATCATCTGGTATGACGGCCAGGGCAGTTGCCTGTTCATGAAGAGGCTGGAGCGGGGCCGCTTCATCTGGCCCACGCCGGCGGACGGCGCGGTGTCGATCTCGGTTGGGCAGATGGGCTATCTGCTCGAGGGCATCGACTGGCGCAACCCGCAGAAGACTTGGCGCCCCGAGGCCGCGGGGTGA